In Acropora palmata chromosome 7, jaAcrPala1.3, whole genome shotgun sequence, one genomic interval encodes:
- the LOC141886834 gene encoding uncharacterized protein LOC141886834 has protein sequence MIVKCDSDSTAFILHCTFTSVFCLRHECCKLKATVLMILAISDMMAALCRKFAYVVFQNGMWSDFTCICRHPQMLLQIGASFLNLALIAINAKVSKKSQVTGCQSYTHLVLFNGLSFMLAASATNVASGVLYNAGETLAAEYTQGVTFLMSMYRIIFLSLDSLYYACTEEEDDEQEAFRDKQGPGKHITIQM, from the exons atgatTGTTAAATGCGACTCAGACAGCACGGCTTTCATTCTTCACTGCACTTTTACCAGCGTGTTTTGCCTTCGACATGAATGCTGCAAACTCAAGGCCACCGTCTTAATGATTCTAGCGATTAGTGACATGATGGCTGCATTATGTCGAAAGTTCGCTTATGTTGTTTTCCAGAACGGAATGTGGTCTGATTTCACTTGCATATGCAGACATCCCCAAATGTTGCTTCAAATAG GTGCCTCGTTTTTAAACTTGGCGCTCATTGCAATCAACGCAAAAGTGTCTAAGAAATCCCAGGTCACCGGGTGTCAATCATACACCCATCTCGTCCTCTTCAATGGACTTTCATTCATGCTGGCAGCTTCAGCAACGAACGTCGCATCAGGTGTCTTGTACAACGCTGGAGAGACGCTGGCGGCAGAATACACGCAAGGCGTTACGTTTCTTATGAGCATGTATCGAATAATCTTTTTGTCACTGGATTCTTTGTACTACGCATGCACCGAAGAAGAGGACGATGAACAAGAAGCATTTAGGGATAAACAGGGACCAGGAAAACACATTACGATAcaaatgtaa